The proteins below come from a single Deltaproteobacteria bacterium genomic window:
- a CDS encoding AMP-binding protein, translating to MAEVIYSTVGNWLNQVARQWPDNEALIHHQRQVRYSYQAFLKEVDLLARGLLALGLQKGDPVALWGSNCPEWIVTQFALAKIGAILVALDPSYGKEDLQYALSFSQSKALLTAEGPEGAYLKIIRSLAPELWEFPPRPGELLPDLQHLITLFSPGPRPLLSFQEVLSRGYGFSSEQFEEQEKALSPEDPLMILFTSGTTGKPKGVVLDHLGVMNKSLASTERLGINHQDRLCLFFPLFHMFGNTCIALAGLIRGAALVIPSDHILPAEILTTLVEEKCTAIYGSPSMMVALMESPRFKDFRPSGLRTGIIGGAPCPLEVMKRIINEMGVREIAIAYGITEASSWLTQTLPADPPELRVSIIGKALPNCEVKIVDPVSGEDLPDGTSGEICTRGFLMKGYFKNPEATARAIDQEGWFHTGDLGTRDSQGYFRITGRLKEVILKKGKEILPAEIEEILYRLPGVALAQAFGVPEPEKGEAVALWIKPKEGVDLTEEKVAAYCREQLPEDLLPAYIRIVESFPMTRSGKIQKFKMQEMMLRMLKS from the coding sequence ATGGCTGAGGTGATCTACTCCACGGTTGGAAACTGGCTGAATCAGGTGGCCAGACAGTGGCCCGACAACGAAGCTTTGATTCATCACCAAAGGCAGGTCCGTTATTCCTATCAAGCTTTTTTAAAAGAAGTCGACTTGCTGGCCCGGGGATTGCTGGCCCTGGGTCTTCAAAAAGGGGACCCGGTGGCCTTGTGGGGGTCCAATTGTCCTGAATGGATAGTAACCCAATTCGCCCTGGCCAAAATCGGGGCTATTTTAGTGGCCCTGGACCCTTCCTACGGGAAGGAGGATTTACAATACGCCCTTTCTTTTTCCCAGTCCAAGGCCCTATTGACGGCCGAAGGACCGGAAGGGGCCTATCTGAAGATCATCCGTTCCCTGGCCCCGGAACTCTGGGAATTCCCCCCCCGACCGGGGGAACTTTTACCGGATCTTCAGCATCTCATCACCCTCTTTTCTCCCGGGCCCCGCCCTTTACTCAGCTTCCAGGAAGTCTTGAGCCGGGGGTATGGGTTTTCCTCCGAACAATTTGAAGAGCAGGAAAAAGCCCTGTCGCCGGAGGATCCGCTGATGATTCTTTTCACCTCAGGGACTACCGGAAAGCCTAAGGGGGTGGTGTTGGATCACCTGGGGGTTATGAACAAGTCCCTGGCCTCTACGGAGCGCCTGGGCATAAACCATCAGGATCGGCTTTGTCTCTTTTTCCCTCTTTTCCATATGTTCGGCAACACCTGTATTGCCCTGGCAGGGTTGATTCGGGGGGCCGCCCTGGTGATCCCGTCCGATCACATTTTGCCGGCAGAAATACTTACCACCCTGGTGGAGGAAAAATGCACGGCTATATACGGCTCCCCTTCCATGATGGTGGCCTTAATGGAATCGCCCCGGTTCAAGGATTTTCGTCCGTCCGGTCTTCGCACCGGAATTATCGGAGGGGCCCCCTGCCCCCTTGAAGTCATGAAACGGATCATCAACGAAATGGGGGTTCGGGAGATCGCCATCGCCTATGGAATCACCGAGGCCTCCTCCTGGCTTACCCAGACTCTGCCGGCGGATCCCCCGGAACTCAGGGTTTCCATAATTGGCAAGGCCCTGCCCAATTGTGAGGTTAAGATTGTCGATCCGGTAAGCGGTGAAGATCTGCCGGACGGGACCTCTGGTGAGATCTGCACCCGGGGATTTCTGATGAAAGGGTATTTTAAGAATCCGGAAGCCACGGCCAGGGCCATTGATCAGGAGGGCTGGTTTCATACCGGTGACCTGGGAACAAGGGATTCCCAGGGTTATTTTCGGATTACCGGAAGATTAAAAGAGGTTATCCTTAAAAAGGGAAAAGAGATCCTGCCGGCTGAAATTGAAGAGATACTCTACCGGCTTCCCGGCGTAGCCTTGGCCCAGGCTTTCGGGGTTCCTGAGCCGGAAAAAGGGGAGGCGGTGGCCCTCTGGATCAAACCCAAGGAGGGCGTTGACCTGACCGAAGAAAAAGTGGCGGCCTATTGCCGGGAACAGCTTCCGGAGGATCTTCTCCCGGCCTATATCCGGATCGTCGAATCTTTCCCCATGACCCGTTCAGGGAAGATCCAGAAGTTCAAGATGCAGGAGATGATGTTGCGGATGCTGAAAAGTTAA
- a CDS encoding acyl-CoA dehydrogenase family protein, which yields MDFSLTMEQEILRKSVRDFAEKEIKPRARELDEKEEFSYETCRAMGDLGLFGMIVSEQYGGQGLDYISYIIAVEEIARIDGSHAATIAAGNSLGIGPLYYYGSEEQKKKYLPKLCTGEMLWGFGLTEPNAGSDAGNTQTTAVLDGNEWVINGSKIFITNASTDITAGITVLARTGIREAGKKELSCILVESGTPGFEARPMHGKLMWRASNTSELYFEDCRVPKDNLLGPQGEGFHQMLGTLDGGRLSIGAMGLGGAQGCFELARRYAKERIQFGKPIASYQVNSFKLADMAMEIECARLLLYKACWLRDNHKPFAKEAAMAKLYCSEVMYRCANHAVQLHGGYGLMKEYDVERFYRDQKLLEIGEGTSEIQRLVISRLIGAI from the coding sequence ATGGATTTTTCCTTAACCATGGAACAGGAAATTTTAAGAAAATCGGTCAGGGATTTTGCGGAAAAAGAAATCAAACCCAGGGCCCGCGAACTGGACGAAAAAGAAGAATTCTCCTATGAAACCTGCCGGGCCATGGGAGACCTGGGCCTCTTTGGCATGATTGTTTCAGAGCAATACGGCGGACAGGGGTTGGACTATATTTCCTATATTATTGCCGTGGAGGAAATCGCCCGGATAGACGGCTCCCATGCCGCCACCATCGCCGCGGGTAATTCCCTGGGGATCGGACCTCTTTATTATTACGGGAGTGAAGAGCAGAAAAAGAAATACCTGCCCAAACTCTGCACCGGGGAAATGCTCTGGGGCTTCGGGCTGACCGAGCCGAACGCCGGTTCCGACGCCGGAAACACCCAAACGACGGCCGTACTGGACGGAAACGAATGGGTGATTAATGGCAGCAAAATTTTTATCACCAATGCCTCCACCGATATTACCGCCGGGATAACGGTCCTGGCCCGTACCGGGATCAGGGAGGCCGGCAAAAAGGAACTCAGTTGTATCCTGGTGGAATCCGGGACCCCGGGGTTCGAAGCCCGGCCCATGCACGGCAAATTGATGTGGCGGGCCTCCAACACCAGCGAACTCTACTTTGAAGACTGCCGGGTACCCAAAGACAATCTTCTTGGTCCTCAAGGGGAAGGATTTCATCAGATGCTGGGAACCCTCGACGGAGGCCGTTTAAGCATCGGCGCCATGGGTCTGGGAGGGGCCCAGGGCTGTTTTGAATTGGCCCGGAGGTACGCCAAGGAACGCATCCAATTCGGTAAGCCCATCGCCTCCTACCAGGTCAATTCTTTTAAACTGGCCGATATGGCCATGGAGATCGAATGTGCCCGGCTGCTCTTGTATAAAGCCTGCTGGCTTCGGGATAACCATAAGCCCTTTGCCAAAGAGGCGGCCATGGCCAAACTGTACTGCTCCGAGGTCATGTACCGTTGCGCCAACCATGCCGTTCAGCTCCACGGCGGTTACGGCCTGATGAAGGAATACGATGTGGAACGATTCTACCGGGATCAGAAATTGTTGGAGATCGGAGAAGGGACCTCCGAAATTCAACGGCTGGTTATTTCCCGGTTGATCGGGGCGATTTAG
- a CDS encoding AAA family ATPase — protein MKIRPKPHDKPKDQRRGLLREKATSYKIVSGTEGDIFQYTSFEVTNFRCFDYLKIDSFGRVNLITGLNNSGKTTLLEALFLHIGSRNPSLTLIVNSWRGLNIVSESAENQWASLFWQFKDSKSIRLVGTSSKGENRSLGIHIDSSGSVLRGEKAHSDPAELISGPRQNIVFEYIDETGKTYKVKGVPVFIKKDNMMSYELRIEPSLPRASMAGIFVSGNTVSNLNEEIQRFSDLRKKGKDGIVLAALRIIEPRLERLEILTYQGLSMIHGYLNGYDEPVPSPLLGDGVRRSLSILLAQGAAEKGVVLVDEIENGIHHSAMKSLWGVIAEASRTFDCQVFATTHSDECIRAVHDAFKESTSYDLKLYRLDRKNGSIQAVMYDEETLDAALSIPLEVRGWPEE, from the coding sequence ATGAAAATAAGACCTAAACCACATGATAAACCGAAAGACCAGCGGAGAGGTTTGCTCAGAGAAAAGGCGACCAGTTATAAGATTGTATCAGGGACGGAGGGAGATATTTTTCAATATACAAGCTTTGAGGTGACCAACTTCCGTTGTTTCGATTACCTTAAGATAGATTCTTTCGGCCGTGTAAATCTGATAACGGGGCTGAACAACAGCGGCAAAACCACCCTCCTGGAAGCCCTGTTCCTTCATATAGGATCGAGAAATCCAAGCCTTACCCTGATTGTCAATAGTTGGCGAGGTCTGAACATTGTCAGCGAGTCGGCGGAGAATCAATGGGCCTCTCTTTTTTGGCAATTTAAAGATTCAAAGTCTATCAGGTTGGTTGGAACAAGTTCTAAAGGGGAAAATCGTTCTTTAGGAATCCACATAGACTCTTCAGGTTCCGTATTGAGGGGAGAAAAAGCACACTCTGACCCTGCCGAGTTGATCAGCGGTCCACGACAGAATATTGTTTTTGAATACATCGATGAGACAGGGAAAACGTATAAAGTGAAAGGGGTGCCGGTCTTCATTAAAAAAGACAATATGATGTCATATGAACTCAGAATAGAACCATCTTTGCCACGAGCATCCATGGCAGGCATTTTTGTCAGTGGCAATACCGTAAGCAACCTCAACGAGGAAATACAACGGTTCAGTGATTTAAGGAAGAAAGGGAAGGATGGGATTGTCCTGGCGGCACTGAGAATTATTGAGCCTCGTCTCGAACGGCTTGAAATCCTGACCTACCAGGGCCTCAGCATGATACATGGCTACCTTAATGGGTATGACGAGCCGGTTCCTTCTCCGCTGCTTGGTGACGGCGTTCGAAGATCCTTATCGATCCTGCTTGCCCAGGGTGCCGCTGAAAAAGGAGTGGTCCTGGTTGATGAAATAGAAAACGGAATCCATCATTCAGCTATGAAATCGCTGTGGGGTGTGATTGCCGAGGCTTCGAGGACATTCGATTGCCAGGTCTTCGCGACGACCCACAGTGACGAATGCATCCGCGCTGTCCACGATGCCTTTAAAGAAAGCACATCCTATGATCTGAAGCTTTATCGTTTGGACAGAAAAAACGGCTCCATCCAAGCCGTTATGTATGACGAAGAAACGC